One Phaeodactylum tricornutum CCAP 1055/1 chromosome 28, whole genome shotgun sequence DNA window includes the following coding sequences:
- a CDS encoding predicted protein, whose protein sequence is MKIYGKLLAVCVFQTNVWGTNAFVAQKPKALAFKGTDSQWQTFSYVESLGGGASDPYSSGSKLASSEGASADKDVMDKRGVASGSPANVMEARLASLEKQKKSDSQSSSQSGPMSTKKIWDSTSSVTVQGGSLKTWSFPNPSVERVQVVMNTEGRPLDADIELWQGPDNTPYKMRVYVEDGSLRPFRAVIETPRGPNTIAIRNTGHLEFPLAAYVMAGSADNGFVAKTTEETIPRVIQGGALRTYPFDPTVESVQVALRTDGRPLNVRIELLQGPNNNKQVMELYTEDGMDRPFFCVIETPGSGNVVRVVNTATMEFPMTALVEAYQVSNGNSASNPVIGGGSGYMDRACAVRRIGPSEDYGMQGLQAEELKVTFTTLRSCMI, encoded by the exons ATGAAAATCTACGGTAAACTCCTGGCTGTCTGTGTCTTTCAAACTAACGTTTGGGGGACCAACGCCTTTGTCGCTCAGAAGCCGAAGGCGCTCGCTTTCAAGGGAACGGACTCGCAATGGCAAACATTTTCGTACGTTGAAAGCCTAGGGGGTGGGGCCTCCGACCCGTATTCGTCCGGTTCCAAGCTTGCGAGCAGCGAAGGCGCGTCGGCTGATAAAGACGTCATGGATAAAAGAGGCGTTGCAAGCGGCAGCCCAGCT AACGTAATGGAAGCGCGTCTTGCTTCTCTcgagaaacaaaaaaaatcTGATTCGCAGTCGAGCTCCCAAAGTGGACCCATGTCAACCAAGAAGATTTGGGATAGTACCTCCTCCGTAACTGTTCAAGGAGGATCCCTCAAGACATGGTCTTTCCCTAACCCCTCTGTTGAGAGAGTGCAGGTTGTGATGAACACAGAAGGTCGTCCGCTGGATGCCGACATCGAATTGTGGCAGGGACCTGATAACACTCCGTACAAAATGCGCGTGTACGTTGAGGACGGTAGCTTGCGCCCATTTCGCGCAGTGATTGAAACTCCGCGCGGACCCAATACGATCGCGATTCGCAACACGGGTCACCTTGAATTCCCCTTAGCCGCTTACGTGATGGCTGGCTCGGCGGACAATGGATTTGTTGCCAAGACAACTGAAGAGACCATTCCCAGAGTAATCCAGGGAGGAGCCCTTCGCACATACCCTTTCGATCCCACTGTCGAAAGCGTGCAAGTTGCTTTGCGAACGGATGGACGCCCCCTTAACGTGAGAATCGAGCTGTTGCAGGggcccaacaacaacaagcagGTGATGGAACTCTACACTGAAGACGGAATGGACCGTCCATTCTTCTGTGTTATTGAGACACCGGGAAGTGGAAACGTTGTGCGAGTTGTCAATACAGCCACAATGGAGTTCCCTATGACCGCTTTGGTTGAGGCTTATCAAGTCAGTAACGGAAACTCCGCCTCTAATCCAGTGATTGGAGGAGGAAGCGGTTACATGGATCGTGCGTG CGCTGTCCGCAGGATAGGTCCTTCTGAAGATTATGGGATGCAGGGCCTGCAGGCTGAAGAACTAAAAGTAACTTTTACA ACCTTGCGAAGTTGCATGATCTGA